The Anomalospiza imberbis isolate Cuckoo-Finch-1a 21T00152 chromosome 7, ASM3175350v1, whole genome shotgun sequence genome has a window encoding:
- the NBEAL1 gene encoding neurobeachin-like protein 1 isoform X3: protein MASRERLYELWMLYCNKKDPDYLKLWLDSFVSSYEQFLDVDFEKLPTRVDDIPPGISLLPDNILQVLRLQLLQCVQKMSDGLEEQQQTLSLLLVKFFIILCRNLANVEEIGMCSYINHVITMTTLYIQQLKSKTKEKEVEDQTPIEEFVRHALAFCESLYDPYRNWRQRIAGRFLSTVERSRQKYKPASLTVEFVPFFYQCFQESEHLKESLKCCLLHLFGAIVAGGQRNALQAVSPATMEVLMRVLADCDNWDDRNPEEVSRKAELTLKCLTEVVHILLTSSSDQRQVETSTILENYFKLLNSDHSALPNPRRCRQWESRFIALQIQMLNTITAMLDCTDRPVLQAIFLNSNCFEHLIRLLQNCKVFQGHLDSLAVSTIQALTAVMHKSPAAKEVFKERIGYAHIYEVLKSLGQPSRELLEELMNMAVEGDHMAVGILGISNVQPLLLLIQWLPELESHELQIFISSWLRRICCIDRQSRATCVNANMVIRIIETLNSHSMLHCTCAENLIALLGSLGSQSMGSEELLQLVRLLRPEEPRGAHPYVVPVMRALLAMARKQGLASALQYFNLHHSMAGIALPAIHRWPGSAFSFNAWLCLDQDRVDPGTTGKSGKRKQLYSFFTGSGMGFEAFITCSGVLVVAVCTKREYATVMLPDHCFFDSLWHNITIVHVPGKRPFGQSLVYIYVNGQQKVSAPLRFPAMNESFTSCCIGSAGQRTTTPPPSQIPDPPFSSPIMPHRTSLGGILTPGSWGGVLGKPEFITKMISAGTQDSEWGCPTSLEGQLGSVIIFHEALQPPQVKALYLAGPNCLTPWKSQEAEVADLPSKVLLHYTPKACRNPICLDLSANLLHGRLTGNKVVNWDIKDMINCIGGMNVLFPLLEQISFLGAQMPEKSEGETVPPELVTPVEGDWVVFSSPKASEARLEKNIVATFVLMIKHFIQGHHVNQENLIHSHGVATLGALLQKVPSILMDVNVLMAVQLLIEQVSVEKNMQLLQQMYHHLLFDFSIWNSGDFPFRIGHIQYLSTIIKDSRRLFRKKYGVQFLLDTLRIYYGTGCKDSDLAPDDLRTIRTSLYGLIKYFLSKGGTHEEIQSIVGYIAATSDEEQLCGILDILFSLLHSSPTPDQLFLLLFEPGNADILYALLLHQRYSDRLRELVFKIVEEMLKCTKVYERSKHRMRLREVGYSGLGLLLNESPVTVSLIKNLLNQVLYADPAVNYKDLLAVVYLAHRSDINMRVIICRKILHLLHSQLDAAQQISQQLGWQDTLVRLFLKENSEVRIGFKENRTDSSREEDKKPTEELQKHQADKTEREKAGSFASVNGLFDQWSLEDNKSLDAPAHFSVMPLEDASTAEMSFSSEGRGELWHSNPSHLSLDLSSVDSYELADVGNQMTDSQPSTPSPTESTKPFSGQPDKELGVTNDVGFATELSLFENQGGSDNELIQLLTDILLCIMWKGIEKSDDDSWIERGQVFSALTKLGMSNELLRPSDEIKLNLLEKMLEWSVTDNRDSKALPTHAENAFKLLLIVQGFLQAEGLINSNLWTEKLLEELVTLMDSLSVWYSAGLEAIRLSQVQVQLLLGFIAQDNLQVCAMAAAKLNTLLQTKVIESQPEACYLLGKLEGILSRSIEEKTETYSFLIPLVRTLVSKIYELLFMNLHLPSLPPTNGSPSFFEDFQEYCRSEEWQVYIDKYIIPNMKQYEENSFRHDNEQMALYWKDCYEAFMVNMHKRDRERGESKLKFQEHFVEPFSRKARQENLRYNSMLKQLSSQHTATLRQWRTAQLYLFSERGPWAERKQRPVHWKLSNVENFSRMRLKLVQNYNFNSHQDASDLRDNLGVHQTQPSSESLLLEVVKQVKVSDLEDDVLELPEEDTAASSNLDEKDDESQKEKLILSEDCELITVIDVIPGRLEVTTQHIYFFDGSIEKEEGVGFDFKWHLSQIREIHLRRYNLRRSALEIFLTDQTNYFLNFNKEVRNKVYSRILSLRSPNISGTRSPQELFKASGLMQKWVNREISNFDYLIQLNTMAGRTYNDLAQYPVFPWILRDYTSEELDLNNPAVFRDLSKPIGVVNEKNAKTVKEKYENFEDPLGMIDKFHYGTHYSNAAGVMHYLIRVEPFTTLHIQLQSGRFDCADRQFHSIPATWQALMDNPNDVKELIPEFFYFPEFLENQNGFNLGQLQMSKEVVNDVVLPKWAHSPEDFINKHRKALESEYVSAHLHEWIDLIFGYKQRGPAAVEALNVFYYCTYEGAVDLDALTDEKERKALEGMINNFGQTPCQLLKEPHPQRLSAEEVVQRLTKSDTSTLNLFQHLTELKSFFIEGISDGVPIVKAVVPRNQSRSFISQGSPEILVTTSLNCIIGTHGWLPYDKNISNYFTFIKDTTVTNPKTQRSMSGPFAPGLEITSKLFAVSHDAKLLFSGGHWDNSIRVTSLTKGKLMGQHIRHMDIVTCLAIDYCGIHLISGSRDTTCMIWQIVQQGGVPVGLAPKPLQILYGHTDEVSSVGISTELDMAVSGSRDGTVIVRTIRKGQYVRTLRPPCESSLLLTVPNLAVSWEGHIVVHTSVEGKTTLKDKNALHLYSVNGKYLGSETLKEEVSDLCVTGEYIVMGSLQGFLSIRDLYSLSLSISPLAMRLPIHCISVTKEYSHILVGLEDGKLIIVGVGKPAEVKPTIKNFFYRTVGSSLISAFQLSKRSPLWQDALRSAFPKALGIKQTAQPDFIRRD, encoded by the exons GTGAACATCTCAAGGAGAGCCTAAAATGTTGCCTGCTGCATCTCTTTGGAGCTATTGTGGCTGGTGGTCAG AGGAATGCTCTTCAAGCAGTATCTCCTGCCACCATGGAAGTTTTGATGCGCGTTTTAGCAGACTGTGACAACTGGGATGACAGAAACCCTGAGGAAGTGAgcaggaaggcagagctgacTCTGAAGTGCCTGACAGAAGTTGTCCATATCCTCTTAACCAGCAGTTCTGACCAGCGCCAGGTCGAGACAAGCACAATATTGGAGAACTATTTCAAGTTGCTTAATTCAGACCATTCAGCCTTACCTAATCCAAGGCGATGCAGGCAGTGGGAGAGCAGATTCATAGCACTGCAGATCCAAATGCTGA ATACCATCACAGCCATGTTAGACTGCACAGATAGGCCTGTTCTGCAGGCAATTTTCCTTAACAGTAACTGCTTTGAGCATCTCATTCGACTGTTGCAGAACTGCAAG GTGTTTCAGGGGCACCTGGACTCCTTGGCAGTATCAACCATTCAAGCCCTCACAGCAGTAATGCACAAGTCTCCAGCTGCAAAG GAGGTCTTCAAGGAGAGAATTGGGTATGCACACATATATGAGGTACTAAAATCACTGGGTCAGCCGTCACGGGAATTGCTGGAAGAACTCATGAATATG GCTGTTGAAGGTGACCACATGGCTGTTGGGATACTAGGCATTAGTAATGTCCAGCCCTTATTGCTGCTCATTCAGTGGCTTCCAGAGCTAGAATCACATGAGCTGCAGATTTTCATCTCCAGTTGGTTGAGGCGAATCTGCTGTATTGACAGACAGAGCCGTGCCACATGTGTCAATGCAAACATGGTCATCCGTATCATCGAGACCCTCAATTCCCACTCGATGCTCCACTGCACTTGTGCAGAGAACCTGATTGCCCTGCTGGGCTCCTTGGGGAGCCAGTCCATGGGCTCggaagagctgctccagctggtgCGGCTGCTGCGGCCGGAGGAGCCGCGGGGCGCTCACCCGTACGTGGTGCCGGTGATGCGCGCGCTGCTGGCCATGGCGCGGAAGCAGGGCCTGGCCAGCGCCCTGCAGTACTTCAACCTGCACCACAGCATGGCCGGCATCGCCCTGCCCGCCATCCACAGGTGGCCGGGCTCCGCATTCTCCTTCAACGCCTGGCTCTGCCTTGACCAGGACCGGGTGGACCCTGGCACGACGGGCAAAAGTGGCAAGAGGAAGCAGCTCTACAG CTTTTTCACAGGAAGTGGTATGGGGTTTGAAGCCTTCATTACGTGCTCGGGGGTATTGGTGGTCGCAGTGTGCACGAAGAGGGAATATGCAACAGTGATGCTGCCTGACCATTGTTTTTTTGACTCTCTCTGG CACAACATAACTATTGTTCATGTGCCTGGAAAGAGGCCCTTTGGTCAGAGCCTCGTGTATATCTATGTCAATGGACAGCAGAAAGTCTCTGCCCCACTTCGATTCCCTGCTATGAATGAA TCTTTCACTTCTTGCTGCATTGGCTCAGCTGGTCAAAGAACAACAACTCCTCCTCCCTCTCAGATACCAGATCCGCCTTTTTCCTCCCCAATCATGCCCCACCGGACATCGCTTGGGGGCATTCTCACTCCAGGAAGTTGGGGTGGGGTGCTTGGAAAACCAGAGTTCATCACCAAAATGATCTCAGCGGGGACTCAGGACAGTGAATGGGGGTGTCCAACATCTTTGGAGGGCCAACTTGGATCAGTTATTATCTTCCATGAAGCACTGCAACCTCCTCAGGTGAAAGCATTGTATTTAGCAG GTCCAAACTGTCTAACTCCATGGAAGTCTCAAGAAGCTGAAGTAGCAGACCTCCCTAGTAAGGTTCTGCTTCATTATACACCAAAG GCCTGCAGAAACCCAATTTGCCTTGACCTGTCTGCAAATCTTTTACATGGAAGACTAACTGGAAACAAAGTAGTGAATTGGGACATCAAG GATATGATCAACTGTATTGGTGGAATGAATGTGCTGTTTCCGTTGCTGGAGCAGATCAGCTTTCTTGGTGCACAAATGCCTGAGAAGTCTGAAGGAGAAACTGTGCCTCCAGAACTTGTAACTCCTGTAGAGGGTGACTGGGTGGTGTTTTCATCCCCAAAGGCATCAG AAGCACGTCTGGAGAAGAACATAGTTGCAACTTTCGTCTTGATGATAAAACACTTTATTCAGGGGCATCATGTTAATCAAGAAAATCTCATTCACTCCCATGGAGTTGCCACCCTAGGAGCCTTGTTACAGAAG GTGCCAAGCATCTTAATGGATGTGAATGTCCTGATGGCTGTACAGTTGTTGATAGAACAAGTCTCAGTAGAAAAGAACATGCAGCTTTTACAACAGATGTATCACCACTTACTTTTTGACTTCAGCATCTGGAACAGTGGCGACTTTCCCTTCAGAATTG GTCATATACAGTATCTTTCTACAATCATCAAGGACAGTAGAAGGCTCTTCAGAAAGAAGTATGGTGTGCAGTTTCTTCTAGACACACTCAGGATTTATTATGG GACTGGTTGTAAAGACAGTGATTTGGCTCCTGATGACCTGAGGACAATACGGACATCCCTGTACGGACTGATCAAATATTTCCTGAGCAAAGGTGGAACACATGAAGAAATTCAGAGCATTGTAGGATACATAGCTGCCACCAGTGACGAGGAGCAG CTCTGTGGAATTTTGGACATTCTCTTCAGCCTACTTCATTCCAGTCCAACCCCAGACCAGctttttttattgctctttGAACCAGGGAATGCTGATATTCTTTATGCTCTGTTATTGCATCAAAGATACTCTGACAGGCTTAGAGAACTTGTATTCAAG ATCGTGGAAGAGATGCTGAAATGTACCAAAGTTTATGAGCGGAGCAAGCACCGTATGCGACTCAGAGAAGTGGGGTACTCTGGGCTGGGACTCCTTCTGAATGAATCCCCAGTTACTGTTTCTCTTATTAAAAACCTTCTTAACCAAGTTCTGTATGCAG ATCCTGCTGTGAATTATAAAGATCTTCTAGCTGTAGTGTATCTGGCTCATAGATCAGATATAAACATGAGAGTGATTATCTGTAGAAAG ATTTTGCACCTTTTGCATTCCCAATTGGATGCGGCACAACAGATTTCtcagcagctgggctggcaggacaCTTTGGTTAGACTATTCCTGAAAGAAAACTCAGAGGTCCGGATTGGCTTTAAGGAGAACAGGACTGATTCCTCCAGGGAAGAGGATAAAAAGCCTACTGAAGAGCTTCAGAAGCATCAAGCTGAtaagacagagagagagaaagctgGCAGCTTTGCATCAGTTAATGGTCTGTTTGATCAGTGGAGTTTAGAAGACAACAAATCCCTGGATGCCCCTGCCCATTTCTCTGTTATGCCACTGGAAGATGCATCCACAGCAGAGATGTCTTTCAGTTCGGAGGGCCGAGGAGAACTGTGGCACAGTAATCCTTCACATTTGAGTTTAGATTTGTCCAGTGTTGACTCTTATGAACTGGCTGATGTTGGGAATCAGATGACAGACAGCCAGCCCAGCACTCCCTCACCCACAGAGAGCACAAAgcccttctctgggcagcctgacAAAGAGCTGGGTGTTACCAATGACGTGGGCTTTGCTACTGAGCTTTCTCTCTTTGAAAACCAAGGA GGGAGTGATAATGAACTCATACAGTTACTTACAGACATCCTACTGTGTATAATGTGGAAAGGTATTGAAAAATCTGATGATGATTCTTGGATTGAGAGAGGACAGGTGTTCTCTGCTCTCACCAAACTGGGGATGTCTAATGAGCTGCTGCGACCTTCTGATGAAATAAAACTCAA CTTGTTGGAGAAGATGTTAGAATGGTCAGTCACTGATAACAGAGATTCAAAAGCTCTCCCTACACATGCTGAAAATGCCTTCAAGCTCTTGCTAATTGTACAAGGTTTCCTGCAGGCAGAAGGACTAATTAATTCAAATTTATGGACAGAAAAG CTCTTGGAAGAACTAGTGACTCTCATGGACAGTCTGTCAGTCTGGTACTCTGCTGGCCTAGAAGCAATTAGGCTTTCACAGGTGCAAGTCCAGCTGCTCCTTGGATTTATTGCACAAGACAACTTACAG GTCTGTGCTATGGCAGCAGCCAAACTAAACACCCTCCTTCAGACCAAAGTAATTGAGAGCCAGCCTGAAGCATGCTACCTCCTGGGGAAGTTGGAAGGCATTTTGAGTAGGTCAATTGAAGAGAAGACAGAAACTTACTCATTTTTGATTCCCCTTGTTCGTACATTGGTATCCAAGATTTATGAACTTCTCTTTATGAATCTGCACCTTCCTTCATTGCCTCCTACCAATGGCAGCCCATCTTTCTTTGAGGACTTTCAAGAATACTGCAGATCTGAGGAGTGGCAAGTTTATATTGACAAATAT ATTATTCCAAATATGAAGCAGTATGAAGAGAATTCATTCAGACATGATAATGAGCAGATGGCACTTTATTGGAAAGATTGTTATGAAGCATTTATGGTGAACATGCACAAGCGAGACcgggaaagaggagaaagtaAGCTTAAATTTCAG GAGCACTTTGTGGAGCCGTTCAGCAGAAAGGCTCGGCAGGAAAATCTGCGGTACAACAGTATGCTCAAACAGCTTAGCAGTCAACACACAGCCACACTGAGGCAGTGGAGAACAGCCCAGCTTTACTTGTTCTCTGAGCGTGGGCCTTGGGCTGAAAG GAAACAGCGTCCTGTTCACTGGAAGCTTTCAAATGTGGAAAATTTTTCACGTATGAGACTAAAACTAGTGCAGAATTACAACTTCAACTCTCATCAGGATGCTAGTGACCTGAGAGATAATCTAG GTGTGCACCAGACACAGCCCTCTAGTGAGTCTCTGCTTCTGGAGGTGGTGAAGCAGGTGAAAGTGAGTGACTTGGAAGATGATGTTCTGGAACTACCAGAAGAAGACACAGCAGCCAGTTCCAATTT GGATGAGAAGGATGATGAAAGCCAGAAAGAAAAGCTAATATTGTCTGAAGACTGTGAACTCATTACAGTAATTGATGTGATACCAGGCAGGCTGGAGGTCACTACCCAGCACATCTATTTCTTTGATGGTAGCATTGAGAAGGAGGAAG GGGTAGGTTTTGATTTCAAATGGCACCTTTCTCAAATTCGAGAGATCCATTTGCGTCGGTACAACCTGAGGAGGTCAGCTTTGGAGATCTTCCTTACGGATCAAACCAACTATTTCCTCAACTTCAATAAGGAG GTACGAAATAAAGTCTACAGTCGGATATTGTCACTGCGTTCTCCAAACATTTCTGGGACCAGATCGCCACAGGAGCTTTTCAAAGCGTCAGGTTTGATGCAG AAATGGGTGAATAGAGAAATATCCAACTTTGACTACCTTATTCAGCTAAACACTATGGCAGGACGAACTTACAATGACCTTGCTCAATATCCTGTG TTTCCCTGGATTTTACGAGATTACACCTCAGAAGAACTGGACCTGAATAATCCTGCAGTATTTAGGGACCTGTCCAAACCTATAGGTGTGGTGAATGAGAAGAATGCTAAGACTGTGAAAGAGAA ataCGAGAATTTTGAGGATCCTCTTGGGATGATTGACAAATTTCACTATGGGACACATTACTCGAATGCTGCTGGTGTCATGCATTACCTCATTCGAGTAGAGCCTTTCACAACACTTCACATCCAGCTTCAGAGTGGCAG ATTTGACTGTGCTGACAGACAGTTCCACTCTATTCCTGCTACCTGGCAGGCACTCATGGACAACCCCAATGATGTCAAGGAACTTATCCCAGAATTCTTCTACTTTCCAGAATTCTTGGAGAATCAAAACG GTTTTAACTTAGGCCAGCTTCAAATGTCCAAAGAGGTGGTAAATGATGTTGTTCTGCCTAAGTGGGCCCACTCCCCAGAAGACTTTATAAATAAACACAGGAAGGCTCTG gaATCTGAGTATGTTTCTGCTCATCTTCATGAATGGATAGATTTGATTTTTGGCTACAAGCAGAGGGGACCAGCTGCAGTGGAGGCGCTCAATGTGTTCTACTATTGTACTTATGAAG GGGCTGTGGATTTGGATGCTTTAACAGatgagaaagaaaggaaggctTTAGAAGGGATGATAAACAATTTTGGGCAAACTCCCTGTCAGCTGTTAAAG GAGCCCCATCCACAAAGGCTGTCAGCAGAAGAGGTAGTACAAAGACTAACTAAAAGTGATACCTCTACTCTGAATCTCTTCCAACACCTCACTGAGCTGAAGTCATTCTTCATAGAG GGAATTAGTGATGGTGTGCCCATTGTCAAAGCTGTTGTCCCCAGGAATCAGTCACGTTCCTTTATTTCTCAGGGAAGCCCAGAGATCTTG GTAACAACAAGTCTGAACTGCATTATTGGAACTCATGGTTGGCTGCCTtatgacaaaaatatttccaactATTTTACATTCATCAAAGATACAACAGTGACAAATCCCAA AACACAGCGCAGCATGAGTGGTCCTTTTGCCCCAGGGCTGGAGATCACCTCCAAGCTGTTTGCAGTGTCCCATGACGCAAAGCTGCTCTTCAGTGGCGGACACTGGGACAACAGCATCCGAGTGACGTCCCTTACGAAAGGCAAACTGATGGGACAGCACATCAGGCACATGG ATATTGTGACCTGCTTGGCAATAGACTACTGTGGAATTCATTTAATTTCAGGCTCCAGAGATACTACCTGTATGATATGGCAGATAGTTCAGCAG GGAGGAGTGCCTGTAGGCCTGGCACCTAAGCCATTACAGATCCTTTATGGGCACACTGACGAAGTTTCAAGTGTTGGCATCAGCACTGAACTGGATATGGCAGTGTCAGGATCCAGG GATGGCACCGTCATTGTCCGCACCATTCGGAAAGGTCAGTATGTGAGGACTCTGCGACCACCTTGTGAGAGTTCTCTCCTGCTGACTGTTCCCAATCTGGCTGTGTCCTGGGAAGGCCATATAGTTGTCCACACCAGCGTGGAAGGAAAGACTACTCTCAAG GATAAGAATGCATTACATCTCTATTCTGTCAATGGGAAATATCTGGGTTCTGAGACTCTGAAGGAGGAAGTGTCCGATCTGTGTGTAACTGGCGAATATATCGTCATGGGCAGCTTGCAGGGATTTCTTTCCATACGGGATCTCTACAG CCTGAGTCTGAGCATCTCTCCCTTAGCCATGAGACTGCCAATCCATTGCATTTCTGTCACCAAAGAGTACAGCCACATCCTTGTTGGCTTGGAGGACGGCAAGTTGATTATCGTTGGTGTTGGCAAGCCAGCAGAGGTAAAACCCACCATCAAGAACTTTTTCTACCGAACAGTGGGAAGTTCACTTATTTCTGCTTTCCAGTTGAGCAAGAGGTCTCCTCTATGGCAGG ATGCGCTCAGGTCAGCTTTCCCGAAAGCTCTGGGGATCAAGCAAACGGCTCAGCCAGATTTCATCAGGAGAGACTGA